In a single window of the Drosophila miranda strain MSH22 chromosome XL, D.miranda_PacBio2.1, whole genome shotgun sequence genome:
- the LOC108151281 gene encoding sodium-coupled monocarboxylate transporter 1, whose product MHVEELRASLQSFGWPDYLVFCMMLAICAVIGVYFCLQLRRESRKQRAHGGAEEAANSAASYLVGGRQMKIFPITMSLISSFISGITLLGTPTEVYLYGAQYMYIMGSLVLMGFCMYYLFLPVFHELNLISTYKYLEQRYNRSLRLFGSVMFIVASLLWLPIVIYVPAIAFNQATGVNIHIVTPIVCVVCIFYTCIGGLKAVVWTDVIQTIIMFGAMALVLIKGTLDIGGPSVVWQRAQETARLERPNFTPDITERYTFYSLVLGGVAHWLKSNAISQNMIQRYLSLPTLKDARIAIWTFIAGVLAFLMICGYTGLLIYATYAQCDPLETKLAKRNDQLLPLLVMETLGSYPGLPGVFVAGVFSAALSSLSTGLNSLSAVVLEDFVKTFRSQPLTEGQTAFVMRSVVVVFGIVFVALVLVVEKLGAVLQLTITLSSVANGPLLGIFTAGVMLPWVNSKGALLGGFSSLVVMAWMCVSAQRELVTGNLVYQRKPYSTMGCNYTFAGEPRNFASLPLDGAFSHEASSGPFQLYRISYLYFTLFGALLTIVVALVTSLLLRETDLDAVDARLLTPFVRRWLERRRHKQSQIPSRTPDGLGLKHKAIQETAT is encoded by the exons ATGCATGTGGAGGAGCTGCGCGCCAGCCTACAGAGCTTCGGCTGGCCGGACTATCTGGTCTTTTGCATGATGCTGGCCATCTGCGCCGTGATTGGGGTCTACTTCTGCCTGCAGCTGCGTCGAGAGTCCCGCAAGCAGCGGGCCCACGGTGGCGCCGAGGAGGCGGCCAACAGTGCAGCCTCCTATCTAGTGGGCGGCAGGCAGATGAAGATATTTCCCATCACCATGTCTCTGATATCGAG CTTCATCTCGGGCATCACTCTGCTGGGCACTCCCACGGAGGTGTATCTGTATGGTGCCCAGTACATGTACATCATGGGCTCACTGGTGCTGATGGGTTTCTGCATGTACTACTTATTCCTGCCGGTCTTCCATGAACTCAATCTGATATCCACGTATAAG TACCTGGAACAGCGCTACAATCGGAGTCTACGTCTCTTTGGCTCCGTCATGTTCATTGTTGCTTCG CTCCTTTGGCTGCCGATTGTGATCTATGTCCCGGCTATAGCCTTCAACCAGGCCACCGGGGTGAACATCCACATAGTAACGCCCATTGTCTGTGTGGTCTGCATCTTTTACACCTGCATCGGAGGCCTTAAGGCCGTTGTCTGGACGGATGTCATTCAAACCATCATCATGTTCGGTGCTATGGCTCTGGTGCTCATCAAAGGCACCCTGGACATCGGGGGACCGAGCGTCGTCTGGCAGAGGGCCCAGGAGACGGCGCGCCTGGAGAGGCCCAACTTCACGCCGGACATCACCGAGCGGTATACCTTCTACTCCCTGGTCCTCGGCGGCGTAGCCCATTGGCTCAAGTCGAACGCGATCAGCCAGAACATGATCCAGCGCTACCTCTCGCTGCCAACCCTTAAAGATGCCCGCATCGCCATCTGGACCTTCATTGCCGGGGTGCTGGCCTTCCTCATGATCTGCGGCTACACGGGTCTCCTGATCTACGCCACCTATGCCCAGTGCGATCCCCTGGAGACGAAGTTGGCCAAGCGCAACGACCAGCTCCTGCCTTTGCTTGTAATGGAGACCCTGGGCTCGTATCCGGGTCTGCCCGGTGTATTTGTGGCCGGGGTTTTTAGTGCGGCCCTCTCCTCGCTCTCTACGGGACTCAACTCCCTCTCGGCCGTCGTTCTGGAGGACTTCGTGAAGACCTTCAGGAGTCAGCCTCTCACTGAGGGACAGACGGCCTTCGTGATGCGcagcgtcgtcgtcgtctttgGCATCGTCTTCGTGGCGTTGGTCTTAGTAGTGGAGAAGCTGGGCGCTGTCTTGCAGCTGACCATCACACTCTCCTCGGTGGCCAATGGCCCGCTCCTGGGCATCTTCACGGCCGGAGTCATGCTGCCTTGGGTGAACTCCAAGGGAGCCCTACTCGGCGGCTTCAGTTCGCTGGTGGTCATGGCCTGGATGTGTGTGAGCGCCCAACGAGAGCTGGTCACGGGGAATCTGGTGTACCAACGGAAGCCCTACTCCACAATGGGCTGCAACTACACCTTTGCCGGCGAGCCGCGCAATTTTGCCAGTCTGCCGCTCGACGGTGCCTTCAG TCATGAGGCCTCCAGTGGACCCTTCCAGCTGTATCGCATCTCGTATCTCTACTTCACCCTCTTTGGGGCACTGTTGACTATCGTGGTGGCCCTCGTCACCAGTCTACTGCTGCGGGAAACGGACCTGGACGCCGTGGACGCGCGGCTGCTCACGCCCTTCGTCCGCCGCTGGCTGGAGCGACGTCGCCACAAGCAGTCACAGATCCCCTCCAGGACGCCAGATGGACTTGGACTCAAGCACAAGGCCATACAGGAGACGGCAACGTGA
- the LOC108152322 gene encoding uncharacterized protein LOC108152322 — protein sequence MAHPICAFVCLALFLCLTQNCWAAPSGEDLAKLGELERTIKELTSSILTMSAGGAGAGLFERSDGDVLASKEAGNSGWPEDSRA from the exons ATGGCCCATCCAATCTGTGCTTTTGTGTGCCTCGCTCTATTTTTGTGCTTGACCCAGAACTGCTGGGCGGCTCCCTCCGGCGAAGATTTGGCCAAGCTCGGAGAACTGGAGCGCACCATCAAGGAGCTGACCAGCTCGATACTGACCATGAgtgcaggaggagcaggagcag GCTTGTTTGAGCGTAGCGATGGCGATGTCCTGGCAAGCAAGGAGGCAGGCAACAGTGGCTGGCCCGAAGATAGTCGGGCTTAG